The following is a genomic window from Xylanibacillus composti.
GCATAGTCCACGGATTGGCGAATCCATCCGGCAATCGCTGACGCGTCCAATGAGCGTCTGGCGATAATCGCGCCAAGCGGAATGGGCAGACCGGTATCCGCTTCCCACCAGCTGCCCATATCGGCCAGCATCGTCAGCCCATACTGCTGATAGGTGAAGCGGGCTTCATGGATGACGAGTCCGGCATCGATGCGGCCATCCCGGACCGCCGGCATAATCTCATGGAACGGCATGACGACGATTTCGCCGACTCCCCCAGGGACCTGCTGCGCTGCCCAAAGCCGAAACAGCAAGTATGCGGTGGAACGTTCGCTCGGCACAGCTACCTTGCGGCCCGATAGCACAGCCGGGCCCCGCTCGCTGCTGTCTTTCGTCAGCACCAGCGGCCCGCAGCCTCTGCCAAGCGCTCCCCCGCAGGGCAGCAATGTGTAGTCGTCCAGTACCCAGGGCAGCGCCGCATAGGAAATCTTCATCACCTCAGGACCGCTGCGCTCCGCTGCCCAGTGGTTCGTCTTGTCAATATCGGCATACGTCACCTCAAGGGGCGGCGCCCCGTCAATGCGGCCATGCGCCCAGGCATGGAACACAAAGGTATCATTCGGACATGGCGAATACGCGATCTTCATTGTAGCACCTCCAGTAATGTCTTCCCTGCTGTCTGCAGCCGTTCGAGCGCCTCCGGAATGCGCCAAGACTCGCGGTCTCTTGGCCCCACCCGGTTCGAGATCGCGCGAATCTCCATGACCGGCAATCCGCAAAGCTGTGCGGCCGCTGCAACGCCGCAGCCTTCCATCGCTTCCGCTGCGGCGCCCGGCAATCGCGCGGCCAGCAGCGCAGCTGTGCGGG
Proteins encoded in this region:
- a CDS encoding 1,4-dihydroxy-6-naphthoate synthase; protein product: MKIAYSPCPNDTFVFHAWAHGRIDGAPPLEVTYADIDKTNHWAAERSGPEVMKISYAALPWVLDDYTLLPCGGALGRGCGPLVLTKDSSERGPAVLSGRKVAVPSERSTAYLLFRLWAAQQVPGGVGEIVVMPFHEIMPAVRDGRIDAGLVIHEARFTYQQYGLTMLADMGSWWEADTGLPIPLGAIIARRSLDASAIAGWIRQSVDYAWKHPEASQSYVMEHAQEMSREVAQAHIDLYVNEFTADLGDSGYEAVESLLVRAADEGLVPKADLALLRR